Part of the bacterium genome, GCTCGGCTATTATCTGTATCGCGGCGCGCGCAGCGCGAGCTGACGCCGCCCCGGATGACGAGAAATCCGTCGGGCCGCCCGTTCCTGCCGGAGCGGGCGGTCCCGTGTTCCCGAACCGACCCCGACCCTGCGGAGTGACCATGGAGTGCCCCTGCGGATCCGGTCTCGCCTACGAGGCCTGCTGCCAGCCGATCATCACCGGCGCCACCGTCGCGCCCACCGCCGAGGCCCTCATGCGGGCCCGCTACTCGGCCTATACCCAGGTCGAGCTCGAGTTCCTGAACGAGAGCCTGCATCCGGACAGCCGCGAGGACAGCGACCCGGAAGGCGCGCGGGACTGGGCGGAGAACTCCACCTGGCACGGCCTCGAGATCGTGGGCACCACGCGCGGCGGCGCGGAGCACGACGAGGGCGAGGTCGAGTTCGTGGCGACCTACACCCACCAGGGGCGCGAGCAGGTGTACCACGAGATCGCGTCGTTCGAGCGGGTCGAGGGGCGCTGGACCTTCAAGGAGGGGCGGCCCGGCGTGCGCAAGCCCACCGTGCGCGAGGAGCCGAAGATCGGGCGCAACGATCCCTGCTCGTGCGGCAGCGGCCGCAAGTTCAAGAAGTGCTGCGGGGCCTGATGCGCCGTGCGCCGGTTCCGCGGCACGCTCATCCTCCTGGTCGGGATCCTGCTGATCTCGACGGGCCCGGCTCCGGTCCGGGCGCAGGAGCCGGGGACGACGGCGCCGGCGGCGGCCGCAGCGGACTCGGCCGGGGGCGAGGGCAACGTCGTCGACAAGCTCCTCAGGCGCTACTTCGGGAACGACCGTCCCAGCGGTGAGGCCCTCGGCGGGCGGGCCGTCGACATGGTCTCGCCCTACGCGGCCTACGAGGGCCTGCCCATCGAGGTGGTCATCGTCAGCCAGGTGGCGCGCTTCGACGACGAGTGGCGCGCCGGGCTGGGCACCGGCACGGCCGTCCTCAACTCCGTGACGACCCCCTTCCAGACCCACACCCGCGACAGCACGATCCGGCAGTACCTCCTGTTCAAGCGCGGCGAGAAGGTCGATCCGTTCCGCCTCGCCGACACCGAACGCCTGCTGCGGCAGCTCGAGTACGTGGAGGACGTGCGCATCCTGCTCGTGCCCCTCAAGGGCGAAATCGAGTCGGTGGCCGTCGTCGTCGAGACCCGCGACCGCTGGCCCTTCGGCGTGTCCGGCAAGCTCAAGGGCGCCGGCTGGTTCGAGGTGAGCCTGTACTCGTCGAACGTGGCGGGCACCGGCCTGCGTTTCGACAACCGTCTGGTCGTGCGCGAGAAGTACGACCCGGAGGTGGGGTACCAGGGCGTGCTGCGGCAGGAGAACCTGGGCGGCACCTTCATCACGGGCAGCCTCGAGTTCGAGGACTCGTACCGTCGCCTCCAGAAGGTGATCAGCTTCGATCGCGATGTGGCGTACCCGGGCATCCGGGCGGTGGGCGGCGCCTCGTGGCGGCGGGTCCGGGAGCGCGACCAGGGGCCGGCGCCGGACGAGCGCGAGGTGGGCGACTACTGGGGCGGCTGGGTGGTGCCGCTGGCGGCGCGTCCCGTCCGCGAATCGACCTCGCGCCCGCTGCTGGTGCCGGCGGCCCGCTTCTCGCGCACGACCTTCCTCGACCGGCCCACCGTGGCGCGCGACAGCCTGACGCGCTACCACAACAACCAGAACTACCTGACGGGCGTCACCTACCAGAACCTGCGCTACCTGCGCACCAGCTACCTTTTCGGCATGGGCGAGACCGAGAACCTGCCGGACGGGTTCGTGAGCAAGCTGTCGGGCGGCTACCAGGACGGCGAGTTCCACGACCGCGGCCAGCTCTGGCTGGAGAACTTCTGGGTGCGCGCCCGCGAGAGCGGCAGCCTGGTGGCCCTGCGCGCCAACTGGGGCGGCTTCTTCCGCTCGGGAAAATTCGAGGACGGGCGCCTGCTCCTCGGCGCGCTCGGCGTGACGCCCCTCCTGGACAAGGGGGACTGGAGCTATCGGTTCCTGGGCCGGATCTCGTACCAGAGCGCCCAGGGGGGCAGCCTCGGGCTGCAGCTCGGCGACCGCACCGGCCTGCGGGGCATGGACAACGACCAGGTCTTCGGCGACCGGCGCCTGGTCGGCTCCCTCGAGCACCGCGCCTTCACGCCCTGGTCGCTGCTGGGCTTCCGCTTCATGCTGCTCGGCTTCCTGGACGCGGGCACGACCACGGCCCGGGACGAGCCGGTCCTGGGGGGCAAGTACTACGTGAGCGCCGGGGTGGGCGTGTGGATCCGGAACCCGGACCTGGTGCTGCCCGCCCTGCAGATGAGGGTTGCCTTACTCAATTCCATCACAGATAAAGGAGTCGTGGTCGGGTTCAAGGTCGGCAACGTCGGATCCGTCGACATCGCCGTGCCCTCGTCCCGTCCCGGCAGCTTCGTGCTCGACTAGCCAACCCCGGAGTCGCCCCGTGCAGCAGGTCTGGATCAACGCCAAGGGGGAGAGCGCCACGCTGGGCGTGCGCGAGGCGCCCGCGCCGCAGCCCGGACCGGGCGAGGTGCGGGTGGCGGTCGCGGCCGCCGGCGTGAACTTCGCCGACGTGATGATGCGCCGGGGCCTGTATCCCGACGCGCCGCCCCTGCCCGCGGTGCCCGGCTACGAGGTGGCGGGCGAGGTGGTCGACGTGGGCCCGGGCGTGCCCGACGAGCTCGTCGGGCGGCCGGTGGTCGCCATGTGCCGCTTCGGGGGCTACAGCGAGGAGATCTGCCTGCCGCGGGCCCTGGTCTGGGAGCGGCCGGCCGCGGTCGACGCCGTCGCGGCGGCGGCGGTGCCCGTCAACTACCTCACGGCCTGGCAGATGGTCCGGGTGATGGCCCCGGCGACGGCCGGCGACACCGTGCTGATCCACTCGGCGGCGGGGGGCGTCGGGCAGGCCGTGATCCAGCTCGCCGGCGAGGCGGGGGCGACCCTGCTCGGCTCGGCCTCGCCCGCCAAGCACGCCCTCCTGCGCGACCAGGGGCTGGTCCACGTCTTCGATTCGCGCGAGCCCGACTTCGCCGCCGGCGTGCGCGCGGCCACGGGCGGCCGGGGCGTCGACATCGCCCTCGAGCCCCGCAACGGCCGCTGGATCGGGGCGTCCTACGACAGCCTGGCCAAGTGCGGGCGCCTGGTCCTGTTCGGCTTCTCGGGCGCGGCCCGGGGGCGGCGGTCGGGCACGTGGTCGGCCGTGCGCACCCTGGCGGGCGTGCCCTGGCTCAGACTGAATCCGATCCGGCTCATGAACGACAACAAGGCCATCGCCGGCGTGAACCTCGGCCGCATGTGGGACCAGCAGGAGCGCACCGCCGCCTGGATGGAAGCCCTGCTCACGCGCCTGGCCGACGGGCGCATCCGGCCGGTGATCGATCGGGTGCTGCCCTTCTCGCGCGCCGCCGAGGCCCACGACCGGCTCGAGGAACGGCGCAACGTGGGCAAGGTGATCCTCGTGCCCGACGCCCGGTTCGCCGGCGAGGCCGGGCGCCAGGGAGGGGCGCCGTGAAGATCTCGGTGGCCATCATCACCCGCGACGCGGCGGCCGATCTGGACCGCTGCCTCGCCTCGCTGGGTTTCGCCGACGAGGTGGTGGTGCTCGACCAGGGCAGCACCGACGCCACGGCCGCGGTGTGCGCTCGCCACGGAGCCGCCCTGCACCAGGGCGCGTGGCAGGGCTTCGGGCCCACGAAGCAGGCGGCGGTCGACCTGTGCCGCAACCGCTGGGTGCTGAGCGTCGACTCGGACGAGGAGGTCACGCCGGAGCTGGCGGCGGCCATCGGCGCCCTGCCCGAGGCGCCCGCCGAGGCGGCCTTCGCCGTGAACCGGCTCAGCCGGTTCCTCGGGGCCTGGATCCGGCACTGCGGCTGGCATCCGGACCACGTGGTGCGCCTGTTCGACCGCGAGCGGGCGGCGTTCAACGCCAAGCCGGTCCACGAGGGCATCGAGACCGCGGGGACGGTGGGGCGCCTGCCCGGGCTGCTGCGCCACTACACGTACGAGACCATGGAGCAGTACGTGGAGAAGCTGAACCGCTACACGACCCTGGCCGCCGCGGAGATGCACGCCGCCGGACGCCGCACCAGCCTCGTGCAGGCGGTGGTGCGGGCCGAGGCCACCTTCTGGCGCATGTTCGTCCTGCAGGGCGGCCTCCTGGACGGATGGCACGGGGCCGTGCTGTGCTGGTCGTCGGGCTTCTACGTCCTGGCCAAGTACGTGAAGCTGTGGCGGCTGGGGCGCCCGTGAAGGTGCTCGTCGCGCGCACCGACCGGCTGGGCGACCTCGTGCTGTCGCTGCCGGTGCTCGCCGACCTGAAGGCGGCCCTGCCCGCGGCGCAGGTCCACGCCATGGTCGCGCCGGGGGCGGTGCCGCTGGTGGAACACGATCCGGCCGTGACCCGGGTGTGGACCTGGCACGACGCCCTGTCGGCGGCCGACACCGATGCGCTCGCCGAGGCCCTGCGCGCCGAAGGATTCGCCGCGGCCGTCCTGTTGCAGTACCGCCGGGAATTGGCGACCTTGCTGCGGCGGGCGGGCGTGCCGCGCCGCTACGGACCGCTCTCGAAGTGGTCGAGCTGGTGGCTGCTGAACCGGGGCGCGCGGCAGGGCCGGTCGCGGCGCGCGCGCCACGAGATGGACTACAACCGCGATCTGGGACGGCGCCTGGCGCGCGACCTGGGGGCGGCGGCGGCGGTGCCCGCCGGGGGGCCGCGCCTGCACCTGGGCCCCGCCCAGCGGGAGGCCGCGGCGGCGTTCCGCGCCGCGCACGGGACCGCGGGCCGGCGCATCGTCTTCGTCCATCCGGGTTCGGGCGGGTCGGCCCTCGACTGGGAACCGGCCCGTTTCGCGGCGGTTGCCAACGCCCTCGCGGCGGACGGGCACTTCGTGGCGATCACGGGCGCCGGGGCCGACGGGGCCGTCGTCGAGCGGGTCGCCGCCGGGCTGGCGCCCGGGGTGGCGGTGCTGCTCGACGCCTTCGACCTGCGTGGGTTCCTGGCGGTGCTCGCGGCGGGCGACCTCTTCATCGGCCCGTCGACCGGCCCGCTGCACATGGCCGCGGCCCTGGGCGTGGCCACGATCGGACTCTTCCCGCCGGTGCGGACCATGCATCCGGACCGGTGGGGGCCCCGCGGCGCCGGCGGCGACGCGGGAGCGAATCTGGTGCCGCCGGTGGACTGTCCGGCCCGGCGCGTGTGCCGGGGCGAACGCTGCCCGCACCACAACTGCATGGATGCCATCGCGGTCGCCGACGTCGTGGCGGCCGCGCGCCCCCGGTTGGCGCCGACCGCGCCGAGCGACCGGAAGAACGGAGAAGCCCGATGACCACCCACGCCCACCGCATCGTCCGGCGCCTGCTGCCGGCCCTGGTCCTGGCGGCGCTCGCCGCCGCGACCCTCCCCGTGCCCGCCGCCGGCGCGACCGATCCGGCCCGGGTCGAACGCCTGCGCGACGGGATGGACCAGGCCAAGAAGGACGGCGCCAAGGGGCAGCTGCCCCAGGCCTGGTGGGACCTCGACGCGCGTCTCGACGCGGCGGCGAAGAGCGGCGCCACGGAAGAGCAGTGGCGCGCCCTCGAGGCCGACGTGGCGCACCTGCGCAGCGCCGCCGCCTTCGTGTCGCGCATGCGCCAGCAGAAGAGCGGCATCGAGGCCGTGCTGTCGCGCTTCGACCAGGCCCTCGCCGAGATCGGGGCCCTCTACGGGGTCGATCCCGACCCGACCCTGTCCGGCAGTCCCGCCGCCCGGGACCTGCTCGACCGGCTGGGCGAGTCGCGCCTCGAGGCCCGCATCCTCGTCGACTCCCTCACGGTGGAGAACCGCCGCCTGAACGAGATGGTCGGCACGCGCATCGTCGAGCAGGACTCGCTGATCACGGCGCTGCGGGTCGAGGTCAGTGCGCTGCGCCAGAAACTCTGGGACACGGAACTGCGCGCGGGCGTCGCCGAGGCCGACCGCACCGCGGCCGAGTCGGTGCTCACCCGCAAGCAGCAGCGCGAGCAGGCCATCGCCGAGGTGCGCGGCGCCTTCGGCCCGGACGAGGCCGAGATCATGCTCACGGCCGAGGGCGACGTGGTGCTGCGGCTCTTCGGCGTCGCGTTCGGCGTGGGCAGCGCCACCATGAGTCCGGGCCAGGAAGGCCTCGTCACGCGGGTCGCCGACGCCGCGCGCCGCTTCCCGGGCGCCGCCGTGCGCGTCGAGGGCCACACCGACGACACGGGCGGCCGCGACGCGAACCTCCGCCTGTCGCGCCGGCGGGCCGAGTCGGTGGCCCGGCTGCTGGAGAACGAGCTGGGCTGGGAGGGTGAGACCATCGCCACCGAGGGCTTCGGCCCGGACCGTCCCATCGCCCTGAACAGCACCGCCGAGGGGCGCGCCCGCAACCGGCGCATCGACGTGGTGATCGCGGGCGGCCTGTAGGCGCCGCCGCCGGGGGCGAACGAACTTCCCCGCAAGAATCCGCACGAAATCGGGATCCCCGGGCCGGTCGCGACACGATCCGGCCCGGATCCGCCCTCGTCGATTGACAATCGGGGCTCGATTGCTACTATTGCCGCCCATTCCGCAGCGGAAGCCCGAGAGGGGATGACTCGGGGCCTTCCGGAATCACCATCGCCCAACGAAACATGGAGGGAGAACCCATGCTGACTTTTCTCGCGCAGGCCGATGCGGCCAGCAACATGGTCGATGCCGACTACTGGATGAAGGCCATGGATTTCCTGAAGACCGAGGGGCCGGGCCTGGGCCTGAAGGTCGTCGGGGCCATCGTCATCCTGATCATCGGCCGCATGGTCGCCGGCGCGGTCCGCAAGGGAGTCAGCAAGGTCATGTCGGCGCGCAACGTCGACCCGAGCCTGACCGGCTTCATCGCCAGCCTGCTCTACTTCGCCGTCATGACCTTCACCGTCATCGCCGTGGTCGGCCAGTTCGGCGTCCAGACCGCGAGCTTCGTCGCCATCCTCGGCGCCGCCGGCTTCGCGGTGGGCATGGCCCTGCAGGGGACCCTGGCCAACTTCTCGTCCGGCGTGATGCTGCTGCTGTTCCGGCCCTTCAAGGCCGGCGACGTGATCGAGGCCGCCGGCGTCAAGGGGAAGGTCGTCGACATCGCCATCTTCAGCACGACGATCAACACCCCGGACAACGTGAAGATCACCGTGCCCAACGGCCAGCTCTACGGCGGCATCATCAAGAACTTCAACGGCTACGAGACCCGTCGCGTCGACATGGTGATGGGCATCGGCTACAGCTCGGACATCGACAAGGCCATGCGGATCCTGCGCGAACTGGCCGACAACGACAGCCGCGTCCTGAAGGATCCCGAGGTGACCATCGCCGTGTCCGAACTGGCCGACTCGAGCGTCAACCTCATCTTCCGCCCCTGGTGCCAGGCCGACGACTACTGGGGCGTGTTCCTGGATATGCAGAAGGCCACCAAGCAGGCGTTCGATGCCAACGGGATCGAGATCCCGTTCCCGCAGCGCGTCGTGCACATGCAGCAGTCCTGACAACCCGAAACGTTTTCGTATCCGAGGGAGGATCCGAGATCATGCGCAATCGCCACACCGGACTCAACCTGATCATCGTCGTGGGTCTCGTCCTCGGCCTCGCCCTGCCGGCGCTGGCCCAGGACAAGCCCGAGACGCCCATGGGCGTCTGGCAGAAGGAAGTCAAGCTCGGGCTCAACATCCTGCAGAGCTCGTACAGCCAGAACTGGAACGGCGGCGAGAAGGGGTCGGTCGTCTGGACCGGCAACGTCGACGCCCGCCTGGAGAAGCAGTTCTCGGAGACCGCCAACTGGCGCAACACCCTCAAGCTGGCCTACGGCCAGACCCACAAGCAGGAGCGCGACGGGAACAACCAGCTCTACTGGCAGAAGCCCGACAAGACCGACGACATCATCGACTTCGAGAGCATGTTCCGCTGGACCCTGAGCAGCGGCTGGGATCCGTTCGTGGCGTTCAATTTCACGTCGCTGTTCGAGGACCTGACCGACGCCCAGGGGCGCTCCCAGAACTTCAACCCGATGACGTTCAAGGAATCGGCCGGTATGTCGCGGAAGATCATCGACACCGAGAAGCGCCAGCTGCTGACCCGCATCGGCATCGCGTTCATCCAGAACAAGCGCTCGTTCTTCCTCGATCCGCTGCCTTCGACCGAGAAGACGTCCGAGACCTCGACCGAAGTGGCCGCCGAATGGATCACCGAGTACAAGGTGGGGGCCCTGGATGGACGCGTCGACTGGGAGTCGAAGCTCACCCTGACCCAGCCCTTCTCCTACTCCGGGAAGTCGACTTTCGAGGACGGCTTCACCACCGTGCAGCCCCTGCCCGAGGACGTGGCCAACTACACGACCACCCTCGACGCGGACTGGGAGAACACCTTCACCGCCAACATCACCAAGGTCATCTCGGTGAAGCTGTTCATGCGTTGGGTCTACGACAAGTACGACAACACGGTCAAGCCCGTGGTCGACGACGGCGGCAACCTGGCCAACGAGGCCGACGTGCAGAACGCCATCCGCAAGGCGGGGCAGTTCAAGCAGACTCTGGCCCTGGGATTCGGGTACACCTTCAACTAGACGCCGGATGCAGGTCCGGGGGCGTGCGGCGGCTACTTCCTGTAGCCGCCGCCCTCGCTTACGGGCCGCTCCGCCCTCCTGGCTCCGCGACCCTCCAGACGCCCCGGACCCGCATCCGACGTCCAGGGATGGGGAGAAGTCCGGGGATTGCAGGGGATCGTGCGGGATCGATGGAAAGCAGGCGGCCACAGGGGTGGCCGCCTGCATCATTGTCAGCCGGAGCGCCGGCGCGGACTAGAGGGGGATGGTCGCCCGAAGCTTTTCCGGGGCCGGCTCCGCGGTGACGACCGTCAGGCCGATGGTGTGCAGGTCGATGGCCGCGAGAACGCGGGGGTGCGCCGCGACCTCCTCCCAGGCGCGTCGCATACCCGCCGACCACGAGATGTCGTCGAAGGCGATGACGGCCGAGTCGGCCAGGTGGGGCAGGGTCTGGGCGAAGTACTGCAGCACCGCGTCGTGGTCGTGGTGGCCGTCGTTGAACATGTAGTCGAGGGGGGCCGCGGCGGCCAGCACGCCGTCGAGGGTCGCGAGGAAGGGCCCGGTCACCACGTCGGCCCGCCCGCAGCCGAGCTCCCGCAGGGTCTCGCGGGCGAGGTCGGCGATGGCCGGCGAACCCTCGAGGGTGCGCAACGTGCCGCGTTCGTTCCGGTCGAGGGCGGCCGCCTGGTAGGCGGCGGAGATCCCCACGCAGGTGCCGAGCTCGACCCCGGACGCCGGGCCCAACCGGTGCACGAGGTGGTGCAGGAACCGCGCCCAGAAGGCCGACTTGCTCACGCCCGCGATGCGGGCCACGGGGCGGCGGCAGACCACGCCTGCGGCCATCTCGTCGTCGGTCCGGCTGTCGCTCGAGCGCCCGGCCCCGAAGTCGACCATCTCGATCTCGTCGGTCGAGGCCAGCAGGGCCGCGCGGCGGGCCTCGATGCGCCCGAAGGTCCGCCGGACTCCGTCGTCCGCGCCGTCTCCGAGCACGTCGAGGAGGGCCGCACCGATGGCGGCCACCTGGGGGTGGGCGTGGCGGGCCAGACGCTCGGCGGCCGGACGGGCCCGGCGGCGGCGCACCGAGCGCACGACCGGCTTGAGAGTCGATTTCAGCCTGGCGACGAACATGGGTTCCTCCTCCTGGGGCGACTTCGCCGCCTCCATTGCGCTATTCCTTGAGCAGTCCCGCCACCAGCTTGAAGTCCGCCGTCCCCGCTTCGCCGAGGATCTCGAACATGATCATCTGGGCGCCGTGCCGCTGCACGCCGATCTCGCCCATGCGCTGCAGGCCGATCTCCCGGTTCGCCGCCGAACACGAGCTGACCGCATCGACGGCCACCACGACCTGCTTGCCCTGCCGCAGCAGGTCGAAGGCCGTCTGGTAGATGCAGACGTGGGTCTCGATGCCCACGAGGATGATCTGGTCGCGGCCGAGGTCGGTGATCGCCTTGTTGAAGGGCCCATGGCCGGCGCAGCTGAAGGTGATCTTCTCGATGGGCGCGAAGGGCGAGCAGAGGTTGCGGATCTCCGGCACGGTCACGCCCAGGCCGCGGGGGTAGTGCTCGGTGGCCACGATGGGAATGCCCAGGTGCTGGCAGAAGCGGATCAGCCGCTCGGAGTTGGCCATGACCCGCTCCATGCCGTGGATCAGGTCGCGGAACTTCTCCTGGATGTCGACGACGACCAGGACGGCGCGCTTGCGGTCGAGGCGCGCGGGCAGGTCGGGCTTGCTCATGACTGGTCCTTTCATCAGTTGCGGCGCGGCGGGGCGTACTCCCCCGCCGGCTCGAGGGTCTCGGCGTAGGGGCCGTGCCAGCTCAGGTTGAAGAAGCGGTCCGGATCGGCCGGCGCGCCCTCGCCGAGCACGAAGAGCGACAGGTTGCGCGAGTCGAAGAAGTAGTCGCGCGACCAGTTGCTGGTGCCGAGCCACAGGCCGCGGCCGTCGACGGTCAGGTACTTGGCGTGCTCGACCCGCGCGAAGGGAATGAAGCCCCGCGCGTGCTCGGGGATGTTCGTGAAGCGCACCTCGATGCCCGGGAGCACCGCCAGGCTCTTCAGCCAGGGCACCTTGTACTTCGTCTTCGACCAGTTCGAGACGATGATGCGCACCTGCGCGCCGCGGACCGCGGCGCGGCGCAGGGCGCGGTCCAGGTCGTCGAAGAGGCGCTGCTCGCGGTCGGTGGTGCCGTAGGACAGGAGCTGCAGGTGCACCGAGTCCTGGGCGGCGTCGATCAGGTCGACGAGCAGGGGCAGATCCCAGGGCACGCCCTCGGGCAGGGCCTGGGGCGGGCTCGCCGCGACCAGGCCGCCCACCGCGGCCCCCGCGGCGGTGCGCAGGGGCGACGTCGGCAGGGTGAAGAGATCCGGCGTGTCGGGCACGACCGCGGGCATGGGGCGCGGGTCGGCGGCCAGGCTCCAGTCCAGGTCGAAGACGGCGGCGACCCGGGCCGCGAGCTCGGGCTGCCGCACCAGGGCGCCCAGCTCGTGGATCTGGTCCAGGGCGCGCCAGTCCCAGTTCTGGCTGCCCACGAAGAAGGCGTCGTCGTCCAGCACCATGTACTTGGCGTGCTGGATGCCGCCCCAGAGCCGCCCCCCGTCCAGGATGCGGGTCTCGGCCCCGTCGAGGGCGCCGATCTCGCCGGGCACCTCGGGGTAGTTGTCCATGAACTTGCTGTCGGCGATCAGCTGCACCTTCACGCCCCGACCGGCGGCCGCCCGCAGGGCGGCGAGGGAGGGCAGCAGGCGGTCGGTCAGCCCGGCGGGCGGGGCGGCGTCCCGCCCGTCGCCGATGCGGCTGAAGTAGAAGCTCGCCACGCGCACCCGCGCGTCCGCGGCGTCGATCACGCGGGGCCACACCACGGCCGCCTCTTCGAGGTCGGGCAGGTCGAGGGCCGTGCCGGCGGGGAACGATTCGACGAAGGAGATCGTCCCGGGCTCCACGGCGCCGGCGACGCCGGGCAGGAGCGCGCCCAGCAGCAGGGCGAACAGGGCGCCGGACGGGCGCCGATGGCGAACGGGCATGAAAGTGGACCTCTCGGCTGGGGTTCGAACTCCCCGCAGGATAGACCGACACCGCCCGGGGGACAAGCCCGACGCACGCAGGCCCCGCCGGGCGGGGCCTGCGCACGTCCGATCGGTGGCCGGGAACCTCAGCTCTTGGCTGCCTTCAGCAGGTGATCGAGCTCGTTCATGCGGCCCTCGTAGTCCTCGGCGAAGGCGATCACGCCCTGCGCCAAGCTCTCCGGGTCGATGCCCGCGCTCTCGCACACCTCGTCGACCGAGCCGCCCGGCCGCCACATGTCGTCCCAGTCGCTGGTCATGGCGTAGCGGTCGGCCAGGGGGTTGAAGATCCAGTCCTTCATGGTGCGCCGCGACCGGTTGGTCACGTAGGTGCTGTTCATCATGTCGGCGGCGGTGATCACCGAATCCTGGTAGGCCTCGTCCTGCAGGTCGAAGAGCTGCGGGCTGGGCACGGCCACGATCTTCACGTTCACGCCGGCGGCGTCGATGGCGGGCAGGGCCCGGATCAGGTTGTAGGTGCTCATGGTGCCCTGGACCATGATCACGCCCTGGTGCGGCAGGCCGGCCTTGTAGCCGCGCAGCACGTAGGCGCCCCTGGCCGCCAGCTCGTACGAGCCGAGCCCGAGGGCCG contains:
- a CDS encoding YchJ family protein; amino-acid sequence: MTMECPCGSGLAYEACCQPIITGATVAPTAEALMRARYSAYTQVELEFLNESLHPDSREDSDPEGARDWAENSTWHGLEIVGTTRGGAEHDEGEVEFVATYTHQGREQVYHEIASFERVEGRWTFKEGRPGVRKPTVREEPKIGRNDPCSCGSGRKFKKCCGA
- a CDS encoding zinc-binding dehydrogenase, with the protein product MQQVWINAKGESATLGVREAPAPQPGPGEVRVAVAAAGVNFADVMMRRGLYPDAPPLPAVPGYEVAGEVVDVGPGVPDELVGRPVVAMCRFGGYSEEICLPRALVWERPAAVDAVAAAAVPVNYLTAWQMVRVMAPATAGDTVLIHSAAGGVGQAVIQLAGEAGATLLGSASPAKHALLRDQGLVHVFDSREPDFAAGVRAATGGRGVDIALEPRNGRWIGASYDSLAKCGRLVLFGFSGAARGRRSGTWSAVRTLAGVPWLRLNPIRLMNDNKAIAGVNLGRMWDQQERTAAWMEALLTRLADGRIRPVIDRVLPFSRAAEAHDRLEERRNVGKVILVPDARFAGEAGRQGGAP
- a CDS encoding glycosyltransferase family 2 protein — translated: MKISVAIITRDAAADLDRCLASLGFADEVVVLDQGSTDATAAVCARHGAALHQGAWQGFGPTKQAAVDLCRNRWVLSVDSDEEVTPELAAAIGALPEAPAEAAFAVNRLSRFLGAWIRHCGWHPDHVVRLFDRERAAFNAKPVHEGIETAGTVGRLPGLLRHYTYETMEQYVEKLNRYTTLAAAEMHAAGRRTSLVQAVVRAEATFWRMFVLQGGLLDGWHGAVLCWSSGFYVLAKYVKLWRLGRP
- a CDS encoding glycosyltransferase family 9 protein, with translation MKVLVARTDRLGDLVLSLPVLADLKAALPAAQVHAMVAPGAVPLVEHDPAVTRVWTWHDALSAADTDALAEALRAEGFAAAVLLQYRRELATLLRRAGVPRRYGPLSKWSSWWLLNRGARQGRSRRARHEMDYNRDLGRRLARDLGAAAAVPAGGPRLHLGPAQREAAAAFRAAHGTAGRRIVFVHPGSGGSALDWEPARFAAVANALAADGHFVAITGAGADGAVVERVAAGLAPGVAVLLDAFDLRGFLAVLAAGDLFIGPSTGPLHMAAALGVATIGLFPPVRTMHPDRWGPRGAGGDAGANLVPPVDCPARRVCRGERCPHHNCMDAIAVADVVAAARPRLAPTAPSDRKNGEAR
- a CDS encoding OmpA family protein; the protein is MTTHAHRIVRRLLPALVLAALAAATLPVPAAGATDPARVERLRDGMDQAKKDGAKGQLPQAWWDLDARLDAAAKSGATEEQWRALEADVAHLRSAAAFVSRMRQQKSGIEAVLSRFDQALAEIGALYGVDPDPTLSGSPAARDLLDRLGESRLEARILVDSLTVENRRLNEMVGTRIVEQDSLITALRVEVSALRQKLWDTELRAGVAEADRTAAESVLTRKQQREQAIAEVRGAFGPDEAEIMLTAEGDVVLRLFGVAFGVGSATMSPGQEGLVTRVADAARRFPGAAVRVEGHTDDTGGRDANLRLSRRRAESVARLLENELGWEGETIATEGFGPDRPIALNSTAEGRARNRRIDVVIAGGL
- a CDS encoding mechanosensitive ion channel, encoding MKAMDFLKTEGPGLGLKVVGAIVILIIGRMVAGAVRKGVSKVMSARNVDPSLTGFIASLLYFAVMTFTVIAVVGQFGVQTASFVAILGAAGFAVGMALQGTLANFSSGVMLLLFRPFKAGDVIEAAGVKGKVVDIAIFSTTINTPDNVKITVPNGQLYGGIIKNFNGYETRRVDMVMGIGYSSDIDKAMRILRELADNDSRVLKDPEVTIAVSELADSSVNLIFRPWCQADDYWGVFLDMQKATKQAFDANGIEIPFPQRVVHMQQS
- a CDS encoding DUF3078 domain-containing protein → MRNRHTGLNLIIVVGLVLGLALPALAQDKPETPMGVWQKEVKLGLNILQSSYSQNWNGGEKGSVVWTGNVDARLEKQFSETANWRNTLKLAYGQTHKQERDGNNQLYWQKPDKTDDIIDFESMFRWTLSSGWDPFVAFNFTSLFEDLTDAQGRSQNFNPMTFKESAGMSRKIIDTEKRQLLTRIGIAFIQNKRSFFLDPLPSTEKTSETSTEVAAEWITEYKVGALDGRVDWESKLTLTQPFSYSGKSTFEDGFTTVQPLPEDVANYTTTLDADWENTFTANITKVISVKLFMRWVYDKYDNTVKPVVDDGGNLANEADVQNAIRKAGQFKQTLALGFGYTFN
- a CDS encoding class I SAM-dependent methyltransferase, giving the protein MFVARLKSTLKPVVRSVRRRRARPAAERLARHAHPQVAAIGAALLDVLGDGADDGVRRTFGRIEARRAALLASTDEIEMVDFGAGRSSDSRTDDEMAAGVVCRRPVARIAGVSKSAFWARFLHHLVHRLGPASGVELGTCVGISAAYQAAALDRNERGTLRTLEGSPAIADLARETLRELGCGRADVVTGPFLATLDGVLAAAAPLDYMFNDGHHDHDAVLQYFAQTLPHLADSAVIAFDDISWSAGMRRAWEEVAAHPRVLAAIDLHTIGLTVVTAEPAPEKLRATIPL
- a CDS encoding isochorismatase family protein, which produces MSKPDLPARLDRKRAVLVVVDIQEKFRDLIHGMERVMANSERLIRFCQHLGIPIVATEHYPRGLGVTVPEIRNLCSPFAPIEKITFSCAGHGPFNKAITDLGRDQIILVGIETHVCIYQTAFDLLRQGKQVVVAVDAVSSCSAANREIGLQRMGEIGVQRHGAQMIMFEILGEAGTADFKLVAGLLKE